ACCACCAAGAGGGTCGATTTCATCTGCATGAATTTTCACATCAAAGCCCAGCTCTTTCGCTTTTAATAAAAATTCTTTTGATTCTTCTACAGAAAACACACCTGTTTCACAGAAAATATCAACGAACTCAGCTAATTGCTTCTCTTTCATCTCTGGTAATAGATCTAGCATCCATTGTAAAAATTCTTTCGATCTTCCTTTATACTCTTTCGGAACTGCATGAGCACCTAAAAATGTTGAAACTAAATCAATTGAATGCTCTTTTTGTAATTGTGCAGTTACCTCTAATTGTTTCCATTCCGTCTCATCATCTAATCCGTAACCACTCTTCGCTTCTACGGTTGTTACACCGAAAGATAGCATACGGTCTAAATGAAATTTTGCTTTTTGAACAAGTTCTTCTTTCGATGCTTGTTTCGTTGCATTTACAGTTGAAAGAATACCTCCGCCTTGTTCTAAAATTTCTAGGTACGGAACTCCTTGTAATTTCAGCGCGATTTCATTTTCACGAGATCCACCAAATACAAGATGAGTATGCGGATCTACAAGACCAGGAGAAACCATTTTCCCGCCGCAATCAATAACCTCTTTCGCTTGTAATCCTTTTGCTTCTTCCGCTGTTCCAACGAAAGTAATTACGCCGTTTTCGATTCCAACAGCACCGTTTTCAATAACAGGAAGCGTGTTCATCGCTTCCTGTCTTAACAAGCCATCTTCTTGATCCATTGTTAGTAATTGACCGATATTTATTAGTAAAGTGTCCAGCATGTTTCTTCCTCCTTATTTCATCATTGGAATGTTAACGCCTTTTTCTTTCGCAGTTTGAACCGCTAAGTCATAGCCAGCATCAACGTGACGAACAACACCCATACCAGGGTCAGAAGTTAATACGCGTTCAATACGTTTTGCCGCTGCTTCTGTTCCATCTGCAACGATAACCATTCCAGCATGAAGTGAATAACCCATACCAACGCCACCACCGTGGTGAACAGATACCCAGCTTGCACCGTTTACACTGTTAATTAATGCATTTAAAATTGGCCAGTCTGCTACTGCATCACTA
This Bacillus mycoides DNA region includes the following protein-coding sequences:
- the hutI gene encoding imidazolonepropionase, which codes for MLDTLLINIGQLLTMDQEDGLLRQEAMNTLPVIENGAVGIENGVITFVGTAEEAKGLQAKEVIDCGGKMVSPGLVDPHTHLVFGGSRENEIALKLQGVPYLEILEQGGGILSTVNATKQASKEELVQKAKFHLDRMLSFGVTTVEAKSGYGLDDETEWKQLEVTAQLQKEHSIDLVSTFLGAHAVPKEYKGRSKEFLQWMLDLLPEMKEKQLAEFVDIFCETGVFSVEESKEFLLKAKELGFDVKIHADEIDPLGGAEAAAEIGAASADHLVGASDKGIEMLANSNTVATLLPGTTFYLNKESFARGRKMIDEGVAVALATDFNPGSCPTENIQLIMSIAMLKLKMTPEEVWNAVTVNSSYAINRGDVAGKIRVGRKADLVLWDAYNYAYVPYHYGVSHVNTVWKNGNIAYTRGEQSWSTATI